In one window of Leptospira sp. GIMC2001 DNA:
- a CDS encoding P-II family nitrogen regulator, whose translation MKKIEAFIKPFQLQTVKQALLDQGITGMTIMEVQGFGTQAGHHETVNGTEYRVDFLPKVLIILVIEDHLEDTVVNLILDQCCTGHIGDGKILVTSIEKAIRIRTREEGVKAIR comes from the coding sequence TTGAAAAAAATTGAAGCATTCATTAAACCTTTTCAGCTGCAGACAGTTAAGCAAGCCCTTCTCGATCAAGGAATAACGGGAATGACGATCATGGAAGTACAGGGTTTTGGAACCCAAGCTGGTCATCATGAAACTGTAAATGGAACTGAGTATCGAGTCGATTTCCTTCCAAAAGTCTTAATCATTTTGGTCATTGAAGATCATCTCGAGGACACAGTTGTTAATCTTATTTTAGACCAATGTTGTACAGGCCATATTGGTGATGGTAAAATTCTAGTTACAAGTATAGAAAAAGCAATCCGTATTCGAACTAGAGAGGAAGGTGTAAAAGCTATACGGTGA
- a CDS encoding N-acetylmuramoyl-L-alanine amidase: MPFLCAILLGFILLWNQSIYSWDAPSYKIVIDPGHGGNNQNPYEEFGDKYDTITGKFLEKYKPGTSYKGRTEREIVLELSKEVTEILELTKTKEGFAKFKKIASNYTKSEITPIQFNVLMTRTDDYTSLKQESGLDENYKYRLYDFPDKKSGKKVLGRMSVINKFQPYLVVSIHLNPSYPGHPGGMAAVIAPPYRVFQQLRLISNGKGKSSSFTNSAYGNWLQFVSSWNHLENAMTDTWIYFNGYWSDRSGKKTDLNKFAGYRQNMVTWRYADPIGWEEQAKLGGRGAYAKNHNDFIARGKFWNRERGQAEAWRRDYGREGLGGDNLYASNELLRFVQYGLRRHVKDEKGNPPSLGPIQPPYISTYSLPTYINAICAFLEIGYIDNDRDMKYIQGHKKQVAESLAVGIYSLFRGVKPIHKKGMPYIPKGKQVNFKRYENYEGKNYFKIVSE, encoded by the coding sequence ATGCCTTTTCTTTGCGCAATCTTATTGGGTTTTATACTTTTATGGAATCAGTCAATTTATTCTTGGGACGCTCCAAGTTATAAAATTGTAATTGATCCGGGACATGGTGGCAATAACCAGAATCCCTATGAAGAGTTTGGAGATAAATATGATACGATAACAGGTAAATTTTTAGAAAAATACAAACCTGGAACAAGTTACAAAGGTCGCACGGAACGCGAAATTGTTCTTGAGCTATCTAAAGAAGTAACAGAAATTCTTGAATTGACCAAAACAAAAGAAGGTTTTGCAAAATTCAAAAAAATTGCATCTAATTATACGAAATCTGAAATTACTCCAATCCAATTTAATGTTCTCATGACAAGAACGGATGATTATACTTCCCTAAAGCAAGAGTCGGGTCTAGATGAAAATTATAAATATCGACTCTACGATTTTCCAGATAAGAAGTCTGGAAAAAAAGTATTAGGGCGAATGTCTGTTATCAATAAATTTCAACCCTATCTAGTGGTTTCTATTCATCTAAATCCCAGTTATCCAGGACATCCGGGTGGAATGGCAGCTGTTATCGCACCACCATACAGAGTTTTCCAACAGTTGAGGTTGATATCGAATGGTAAAGGCAAATCATCAAGCTTTACTAATTCTGCATACGGCAACTGGCTACAATTTGTATCTAGTTGGAACCATTTGGAAAATGCGATGACAGATACATGGATATACTTCAATGGGTATTGGTCGGATCGTTCTGGCAAGAAAACTGATCTCAATAAATTTGCTGGTTATCGTCAAAATATGGTTACATGGAGATATGCTGATCCGATCGGATGGGAAGAGCAAGCTAAGCTAGGTGGCCGTGGAGCTTACGCTAAGAATCATAATGATTTTATTGCACGAGGAAAGTTTTGGAATCGGGAGCGAGGTCAAGCAGAGGCTTGGAGGCGCGATTATGGACGGGAGGGCTTGGGTGGAGATAATTTGTACGCATCAAATGAATTGTTACGTTTTGTCCAGTATGGTCTTCGAAGGCATGTAAAAGATGAGAAAGGCAATCCACCTTCACTTGGACCAATCCAACCACCCTATATTTCCACATACAGTCTTCCTACTTACATAAATGCGATATGTGCTTTTTTGGAAATTGGATATATTGATAATGATCGCGATATGAAATACATACAAGGTCATAAAAAGCAGGTTGCAGAATCCTTAGCAGTTGGAATCTATTCGTTGTTTCGTGGCGTCAAGCCAATTCATAAAAAAGGAATGCCGTATATTCCGAAAGGCAAGCAAGTAAATTTCAAGCGATATGAGAATTATGAAGGCAAGAACTATTTCAAAATTGTAAGCGAATGA
- the pyrB gene encoding aspartate carbamoyltransferase, producing the protein MFEFKHKNILDTDQFSKEDLDFLITKTKQMEKLLESGKSFGILRGKLLASLFFEASTRTRLSFEAAMERLGGRIISTVGFQFSSISKGETLYDTMKMVEAYADIAIIRHPVEGSSRIAAGAVSIPVINAGDGAGQHPTQALLDLYTIISEKGTIDGLSIAFIGDLKYGRTIHSLINLLRHYKVHLYLISPDELKLPDSYKKNLSGFPISFEETKDIKAIWDCDVAYVTRIQEERFTDHMEYERLKETYKVNKELILASKKNTTVLHPLPRVNELSTDIDDLPNAAYFRQAKYGVVMRMVLLCTLLKVPFGD; encoded by the coding sequence ATGTTCGAATTCAAACATAAGAATATCCTTGATACAGACCAATTTTCGAAAGAAGATTTAGACTTTCTAATCACAAAGACCAAGCAAATGGAAAAGTTACTTGAGTCGGGTAAATCATTTGGAATTCTTCGAGGCAAGTTGCTCGCCTCACTTTTTTTTGAAGCATCAACAAGGACGAGGCTTTCTTTTGAGGCTGCTATGGAGAGATTGGGTGGAAGAATTATTTCCACTGTAGGCTTTCAGTTCTCATCAATATCCAAAGGTGAGACTTTGTATGATACAATGAAAATGGTTGAAGCGTATGCAGATATTGCAATCATTCGCCATCCAGTAGAAGGCTCGTCTCGCATAGCTGCGGGTGCTGTTTCCATTCCAGTAATCAATGCAGGGGACGGGGCAGGTCAGCATCCAACGCAGGCACTCTTGGATTTATATACAATCATAAGCGAGAAAGGGACAATCGATGGTCTATCTATAGCTTTTATTGGAGATCTTAAATACGGACGAACGATCCATTCTCTCATCAATCTATTACGACATTATAAAGTTCATTTGTATCTTATCAGTCCGGACGAATTGAAGCTTCCTGATAGTTACAAGAAAAATCTTTCCGGTTTTCCAATTAGCTTTGAAGAAACCAAAGACATCAAAGCTATTTGGGATTGTGATGTTGCCTATGTTACTCGAATTCAAGAGGAACGATTTACCGATCATATGGAATATGAAAGGCTCAAGGAAACTTACAAAGTCAACAAAGAATTGATTCTTGCATCCAAAAAGAATACAACTGTTCTGCATCCATTGCCTCGCGTGAATGAATTATCGACAGATATTGACGACTTACCTAATGCAGCTTACTTTCGTCAGGCGAAGTATGGTGTTGTTATGAGGATGGTTCTTTTGTGCACCTTGCTCAAAGTTCCTTTTGGTGATTGA
- a CDS encoding P-II family nitrogen regulator, producing MKLEKRKLVTIIIQDTMEKDVIENIKSLGIKGYTISPASGEGISQVRNNAWEGSNVRIETILREETALNLMKLMGELYFDLYGVIVFSQDVEVIRKDKFDS from the coding sequence ATGAAATTAGAAAAAAGAAAATTAGTTACAATCATCATTCAAGATACGATGGAAAAAGATGTGATCGAGAATATAAAAAGTCTTGGTATCAAAGGATACACAATCAGTCCAGCTTCAGGAGAAGGAATTTCTCAAGTGAGAAATAATGCTTGGGAAGGAAGCAATGTTCGAATTGAGACAATTCTGCGAGAAGAGACCGCTTTAAATCTTATGAAGTTAATGGGTGAATTGTATTTTGACTTATATGGAGTTATCGTATTCAGTCAAGATGTAGAAGTGATTCGAAAGGATAAATTCGATTCTTGA
- a CDS encoding sodium-dependent bicarbonate transport family permease, with protein sequence MDLFSSLSATFLTPMVLAFLLGIIASVLKSDLKFSDGLYLGLTIYLLFAIGLKGGVKLSKSSIIEVYPIFLVAIAFCIAIPIWCFYILKNLLKIDGINASAIAAHYGCVSAVTFSSAIIYLETLKVSFEGFMPALLAIMEIPAIIIALFLAAKYNTQQTTSMRRILHELLTGKGTILLMGGILIGLLSGETGFTKIAPLFDAPFSGVLTLFLLDAGIVAGRKLKDTLSAGIYLFLFAIIMPVLHAILGLFASHAIGLSLGGATIFATLCASASYIAAPAAVRMALPTANPSYYLSMSLAITFPFNVIFGIPLYYKIAGMVYGV encoded by the coding sequence ATGGATTTATTTTCTAGTCTCAGTGCAACTTTTCTTACTCCGATGGTTCTAGCTTTTTTATTAGGAATCATCGCTTCTGTTCTGAAAAGCGATCTCAAATTTTCTGACGGTCTCTATCTGGGACTCACAATCTATCTATTGTTTGCAATTGGTCTCAAAGGTGGAGTAAAATTATCCAAATCTTCTATTATCGAAGTCTATCCGATCTTTTTGGTTGCGATTGCATTTTGTATCGCAATTCCCATTTGGTGCTTTTATATTTTAAAAAACTTACTAAAAATTGATGGAATCAATGCTTCCGCAATTGCAGCTCATTACGGTTGCGTTTCTGCTGTGACCTTTAGCAGTGCAATCATTTATCTAGAAACTCTGAAAGTAAGCTTTGAAGGTTTTATGCCAGCTCTTCTCGCGATTATGGAGATACCTGCTATCATCATTGCGCTTTTTCTTGCAGCAAAATACAATACCCAACAAACAACATCTATGCGAAGAATTCTCCACGAACTCTTGACTGGTAAGGGAACCATACTGCTTATGGGTGGGATTTTGATTGGTTTACTATCTGGCGAAACAGGTTTTACAAAAATTGCTCCTCTTTTTGATGCCCCATTCAGCGGAGTTCTAACGTTGTTTCTCTTGGATGCAGGAATTGTTGCTGGGAGAAAATTGAAAGATACTCTCTCTGCTGGAATCTATCTCTTCCTATTCGCAATCATCATGCCTGTATTGCATGCAATTCTTGGATTATTTGCAAGCCATGCGATCGGTTTGTCATTAGGCGGGGCTACAATTTTTGCCACTTTATGTGCCTCTGCATCCTACATTGCAGCGCCTGCGGCTGTTAGGATGGCACTGCCAACTGCCAATCCAAGTTACTATCTGTCCATGTCACTTGCGATCACTTTCCCGTTCAATGTGATCTTTGGAATTCCTCTCTATTACAAAATCGCTGGAATGGTATACGGAGTATAA
- a CDS encoding LL-diaminopimelate aminotransferase gives MAHINENYLKLKAGYLFPEIGRRVRAYSEANPGKRIIRLGIGDVTLPLSKSIVEAMIGASKEMGSSEGFHGYGPEQGYDFLIQKIIDNDYAPRGVKLSIDEVFVSDGSKCDSGNIQELFPVDAKIAVTDPVYPVYVDTNVMAGRTGEVGSDGRYDRIIYMPCTAETGFQPDFPTERPDIIYLCFPNNPTGMVATKERLAEWVAYAKKNNSIILYDAAYEAFIREDHIPHSIFEIEGAREVAMEFRSFSKTAGFTGLRCAYLVIPKELKGTTRSGEAVTLNSLWNRRHSTKFNGVSYVTQKAAEACYLPEGKKEIQESIQYYMKNADLIREGLNAAGFETFGGINAPYIWLRTPKGKTSWEFFDYLLNEAQVVGTPGSGFGPAGEGFFRLSAFGKREDVTEALKRIASL, from the coding sequence ATGGCTCATATCAATGAAAATTATTTAAAATTAAAAGCAGGATATCTTTTTCCAGAAATTGGAAGAAGAGTTAGAGCTTATTCAGAAGCAAACCCAGGCAAGAGAATCATTCGTTTAGGTATTGGTGATGTAACGCTTCCACTATCCAAGTCCATTGTTGAAGCTATGATTGGGGCATCCAAAGAAATGGGATCGAGTGAAGGTTTTCATGGTTATGGTCCTGAGCAAGGTTATGATTTTTTGATTCAGAAAATTATTGATAATGATTATGCACCTCGAGGTGTTAAACTTTCTATCGATGAAGTTTTTGTATCGGATGGTTCCAAGTGTGATAGTGGCAATATCCAAGAGTTGTTTCCTGTTGATGCAAAGATTGCTGTGACTGATCCTGTGTATCCAGTATACGTTGATACAAATGTCATGGCTGGAAGAACAGGTGAAGTCGGAAGTGATGGTCGCTATGATCGTATCATCTATATGCCTTGCACTGCAGAAACGGGATTCCAACCAGATTTCCCAACTGAAAGACCAGATATAATTTATTTATGTTTTCCAAACAATCCAACGGGAATGGTTGCAACCAAAGAAAGATTGGCAGAGTGGGTTGCTTATGCCAAGAAAAATAATTCCATCATTCTTTATGATGCAGCCTACGAAGCATTCATTCGTGAAGATCATATCCCTCATTCGATATTTGAGATTGAAGGTGCTCGAGAAGTTGCAATGGAATTTAGATCTTTTTCCAAGACAGCAGGGTTTACTGGTCTTCGTTGTGCTTATTTAGTTATCCCTAAAGAATTGAAGGGTACAACTCGTTCGGGCGAAGCTGTAACACTGAATAGTTTATGGAATCGTCGACATTCAACTAAGTTCAACGGTGTATCTTATGTTACTCAGAAAGCGGCAGAAGCATGCTATCTTCCTGAAGGCAAAAAAGAAATCCAAGAGTCTATTCAGTATTATATGAAGAATGCTGACTTAATTCGCGAAGGACTCAATGCTGCCGGATTCGAAACTTTTGGTGGAATCAACGCTCCATATATTTGGCTAAGAACGCCTAAAGGCAAAACATCTTGGGAATTTTTTGACTATTTGCTAAATGAAGCGCAAGTTGTTGGAACTCCTGGATCTGGATTTGGACCCGCAGGCGAGGGCTTCTTTCGTCTCAGTGCATTTGGCAAAAGAGAAGATGTCACAGAAGCATTGAAGAGAATTGCGAGTTTGTAA
- a CDS encoding DoxX family protein, protein MMKKFFTILMGIFYIVAGLNHFASPEFYLKMIPPYLPSPELLNYLSGVAEVALGIGVFIPKLRLWSCYGVIALLLAVFPANIYMLTEAMNATNPTVPVWGLVLRLPFQAVFIYWAWAVRK, encoded by the coding sequence ATGATGAAGAAATTTTTTACAATTTTAATGGGTATTTTTTATATAGTGGCAGGGTTGAATCATTTTGCCTCACCTGAATTCTATCTCAAAATGATTCCACCGTATCTGCCGAGTCCAGAACTTCTCAATTACTTGAGCGGTGTTGCAGAAGTTGCCCTTGGCATTGGAGTATTTATTCCCAAGCTTCGTCTCTGGTCTTGCTATGGAGTGATCGCACTTCTATTAGCGGTATTTCCAGCCAATATATATATGCTGACAGAGGCTATGAACGCAACAAACCCAACAGTGCCTGTGTGGGGACTAGTCTTAAGACTTCCTTTCCAAGCTGTTTTTATATATTGGGCATGGGCAGTAAGAAAATAG
- a CDS encoding CAP domain-containing protein, producing the protein MKKLIILLVPSLLLSLNCIQNLAECPMDTITLKTECEAAKKEEEQNLLLILGIAAASASAGSSVSGNSLEGKALEFYNILESYRSNGSYTLTNGTTRTFLNSSRCSGGTAQNPALNRAAQKHNDNMVRLNFFSHTGQDGSTPSSRVRAEGLNVGAGENIAAGNASAENTFNQWWNSSGHRSNIENCNYTHVGIGYTDKSTINTNAQYSHYWTNVFATIR; encoded by the coding sequence ATGAAAAAACTCATTATTTTGTTAGTTCCTTCTTTACTATTATCATTAAACTGTATTCAGAATCTTGCTGAATGTCCTATGGACACTATCACTTTAAAGACAGAATGTGAAGCAGCGAAGAAAGAGGAAGAACAGAATCTATTACTCATTTTGGGAATAGCAGCTGCTTCGGCTTCGGCGGGAAGCTCTGTATCAGGGAATTCTCTAGAGGGCAAGGCATTAGAGTTTTATAATATTTTGGAATCTTATCGATCTAATGGATCTTACACTCTTACAAATGGAACAACACGTACATTCTTGAATTCTTCTCGATGCAGTGGAGGAACGGCTCAGAACCCAGCTCTCAATCGAGCAGCACAAAAGCACAATGACAATATGGTAAGATTGAATTTCTTTTCACATACGGGACAAGATGGCTCGACTCCTTCAAGTCGCGTTCGAGCAGAAGGCTTGAATGTTGGAGCAGGTGAGAACATAGCAGCTGGCAATGCAAGTGCAGAGAATACTTTCAATCAATGGTGGAATTCTTCAGGACATCGATCGAATATTGAGAATTGCAATTATACACATGTAGGTATCGGATATACAGATAAGTCTACGATCAATACAAATGCACAGTATTCTCATTACTGGACCAATGTATTTGCGACGATTAGGTGA
- a CDS encoding IS256 family transposase: protein MKNKNTTTSNSQSNIDSFRSFLKSNIETEIRKKSLEFIQEIMEEEIEALCGKRFSRKVEESLAYRAGSENVFVPILGQKHKIKKPRVRKSGQEVLLESYANLKSEADLGEIVFKLMVSGLTTRRFRECLKDVSEQLGVSKSKISREFVNASRAHFNKLNTRKFPGKEFFSIFIDGIHVADEVIVVVLGVDKEGHKHFLSVVQGSSEHSEIVLSALRKLQDREISLTERVLVVSDGSKGIEKGIKQYFGENYDHQRCILHKMRNIKACLPKEYHDEFQIEYKAIFNLNEYSKAKESLKAMEHWLGNISETAKMSLLEGQDNLLTCHRIQLPIEIRKTFQSTNPIDSAFSHPRFQMNRVKRWRKNRDMTTRWTAALLYAQELHFRKVKGYKEIEKFLSNYLANKKVIEENFTEMNISLSA, encoded by the coding sequence ATGAAAAATAAAAACACAACCACATCGAATAGTCAATCGAATATTGATAGTTTTCGATCTTTTTTAAAATCAAACATAGAAACTGAAATCCGAAAAAAATCCTTAGAATTTATCCAAGAGATCATGGAAGAGGAAATCGAAGCCCTATGCGGAAAAAGATTTAGCCGTAAAGTAGAAGAAAGTCTAGCATATCGTGCAGGTTCAGAGAATGTTTTTGTTCCAATATTGGGTCAGAAACATAAAATCAAAAAACCAAGAGTCAGAAAATCTGGACAAGAAGTTTTACTAGAAAGCTATGCAAATTTAAAATCCGAAGCAGATCTTGGAGAAATTGTTTTCAAACTGATGGTATCTGGTCTAACGACACGGCGATTTAGAGAATGCTTGAAAGATGTATCTGAGCAACTTGGAGTTTCAAAATCAAAGATATCCAGAGAATTTGTAAATGCTTCTAGAGCACATTTTAACAAACTGAATACGAGAAAATTTCCAGGCAAAGAATTCTTTTCCATTTTCATTGATGGTATTCATGTAGCGGATGAAGTGATAGTAGTTGTATTAGGTGTAGATAAAGAAGGACACAAGCATTTTTTGTCGGTGGTACAAGGCTCAAGTGAACATTCTGAAATAGTATTATCTGCTTTAAGGAAACTACAAGATCGTGAAATTTCACTTACTGAACGGGTTTTGGTTGTCTCAGATGGTTCAAAAGGAATTGAGAAAGGCATTAAGCAATACTTTGGTGAAAACTATGATCACCAAAGGTGTATTTTACATAAAATGAGAAATATAAAAGCGTGCTTGCCCAAAGAATATCATGATGAATTTCAAATTGAATATAAAGCAATTTTCAATTTGAATGAATACTCGAAGGCTAAAGAATCTTTGAAAGCAATGGAACATTGGTTAGGGAATATCAGTGAAACAGCTAAGATGAGTCTGTTAGAAGGTCAAGACAATCTATTGACTTGTCATAGAATCCAATTACCAATCGAAATTCGAAAAACATTTCAATCAACGAATCCCATTGATTCAGCCTTTTCACATCCAAGATTTCAAATGAACCGAGTAAAAAGGTGGCGTAAAAATCGAGACATGACAACACGATGGACAGCAGCTCTCCTATATGCACAAGAGCTTCATTTCAGAAAAGTAAAAGGATACAAAGAAATAGAAAAATTTCTATCCAATTATTTAGCCAATAAAAAAGTAATTGAAGAAAACTTTACAGAGATGAATATATCTTTATCCGCCTAA
- a CDS encoding TIGR04452 family lipoprotein produces MIVSLGMIQCQQLDGGSSITGKEATQQIAAAAFTGAAIGESSPEYPVGSSITCNNGTVRSVTEKPISSGIDTLSALILGSAIGLKETTYYSKADVNDCSNAVTFTYAQSVRSSAAVTQKNRLCSEENPSPISSVITSILACDIETKARIRITTGDDSSSSEEE; encoded by the coding sequence ATGATTGTTTCATTGGGTATGATTCAATGTCAGCAACTAGACGGTGGAAGCTCGATTACGGGTAAGGAAGCAACCCAACAAATAGCTGCTGCTGCTTTTACTGGTGCTGCAATAGGAGAAAGTTCACCAGAATATCCTGTAGGTTCGAGCATTACTTGCAATAATGGAACTGTTCGATCAGTTACAGAAAAACCGATTTCCAGTGGAATTGATACTCTATCGGCATTAATTTTGGGCTCTGCGATAGGTCTCAAGGAGACAACCTACTATTCAAAAGCTGATGTAAACGATTGCTCGAATGCTGTCACTTTTACTTATGCGCAATCAGTTAGGTCTTCGGCTGCAGTAACTCAAAAAAACAGATTATGCAGCGAAGAAAATCCAAGTCCAATCAGTTCGGTAATCACATCCATACTGGCTTGCGACATTGAAACCAAAGCGAGAATTAGGATTACTACTGGCGACGATTCATCTTCATCAGAAGAGGAATGA
- a CDS encoding PadR family transcriptional regulator — MLKYAILGFLKYRPMFGYELKQAMDGSIQHFWNSKLSQIYATLKTLEAEKKLLSKIENQDDKPDRKRYTITQSGIADLDNWLATPLMTLSQTKDELLLKLFFGGSLNKSDILMDLRLMHKLHEDKLKVYQTTTKEIIQASRESHPEWKNDTLLWESTRRMGEMYEEMYIQWLNETIQNIEKKWKNKK, encoded by the coding sequence TTGTTAAAATACGCAATTCTCGGTTTTCTAAAATACCGACCCATGTTCGGCTATGAGCTCAAGCAAGCGATGGATGGGTCTATCCAGCATTTTTGGAATTCGAAGCTAAGCCAAATCTACGCAACACTCAAAACTCTAGAGGCAGAGAAAAAACTTCTTTCCAAAATAGAGAATCAAGATGATAAACCTGACCGAAAGAGATATACAATTACACAATCCGGGATCGCCGATTTGGACAATTGGCTTGCGACTCCACTTATGACTCTATCACAGACCAAGGATGAATTGTTGCTGAAGTTATTCTTCGGAGGCAGTTTAAATAAATCTGATATACTAATGGATTTAAGATTGATGCATAAGTTACACGAAGACAAATTAAAAGTCTATCAGACAACAACTAAGGAAATAATTCAAGCATCCAGAGAATCACATCCTGAATGGAAAAATGATACACTGCTTTGGGAATCAACTCGTCGAATGGGTGAAATGTATGAAGAAATGTACATTCAATGGTTGAATGAAACCATTCAAAATATCGAAAAAAAATGGAAAAACAAAAAATGA
- a CDS encoding serine hydrolase domain-containing protein — MNLISHNLIERNSLISSNPISIIARMFLIFLIFFSANCKIQSEEEGRDKLDEYFKDTILESKYIKSASILIRSPSLNFQFANAYERPGVESDESQLKPLDNPTLIPFHIASVGKIFTSVLILREIEKGKLDLDTKIISILGKDFLRELFVFEGVDYSNEVTIRQLLNHTSGLPDYFESFNSNEERMIDLIKKDRNRFWTPKDLLNYTRENQSAVGIPGKQFHYSDTGYILLGLLLEKLNGSSWEDQLKQEIFLPLNMQNTYVHLRSKPLVSNPYPLSTIMLDEADLTKADSVSADWAGGGIISTTNDLFLFQNALVSGKIIRLETYESMKGEYLFHDGIFYGLGLMTLDFGAMSFFMPKTAIFYGHSGILGTHLFYSPKLDMHIILNIGSSHDMESSFELLFYIVRILENISELKTSL, encoded by the coding sequence ATGAATTTGATAAGTCATAACCTCATTGAACGAAATAGTCTGATATCATCCAATCCGATCTCGATAATTGCTAGAATGTTTTTAATATTCCTAATTTTCTTTTCTGCAAATTGCAAAATTCAGTCAGAAGAAGAGGGAAGAGATAAGTTAGATGAATATTTCAAAGATACCATATTGGAATCCAAATATATCAAATCAGCATCAATCCTGATTCGATCTCCTAGTCTTAATTTTCAATTTGCAAATGCATATGAAAGACCTGGAGTTGAATCTGATGAGTCGCAACTGAAGCCGCTAGATAATCCAACGTTAATTCCATTTCATATCGCAAGCGTTGGTAAAATATTCACATCTGTCTTAATTCTCAGAGAAATCGAAAAAGGAAAATTGGATTTAGATACAAAAATAATTTCAATTCTCGGCAAAGATTTTCTTCGAGAGCTTTTTGTTTTTGAAGGAGTTGATTATTCAAATGAAGTTACAATACGACAGCTTCTTAATCATACATCTGGTCTGCCTGATTATTTTGAATCGTTCAATTCGAACGAAGAGAGAATGATTGATCTAATAAAAAAAGATAGAAATCGATTTTGGACACCTAAGGATCTCTTGAATTATACTAGAGAGAACCAATCAGCAGTTGGTATTCCAGGTAAACAATTCCACTATTCTGATACGGGCTACATTCTATTGGGATTGCTATTAGAAAAATTGAATGGATCTTCTTGGGAGGATCAACTGAAGCAGGAAATTTTTCTTCCATTGAATATGCAAAATACCTATGTGCATCTTAGATCGAAACCTTTAGTATCTAACCCTTATCCACTATCTACGATTATGTTAGATGAAGCCGATCTAACAAAGGCAGATAGCGTATCAGCTGACTGGGCAGGTGGAGGAATCATATCAACAACCAATGACCTTTTTCTATTTCAGAATGCATTGGTCTCAGGTAAAATTATAAGATTAGAAACGTATGAGTCGATGAAAGGTGAATACCTTTTCCATGATGGAATATTTTATGGGCTAGGGCTTATGACATTGGATTTTGGTGCCATGTCATTTTTTATGCCTAAGACTGCTATCTTCTATGGGCATTCTGGAATTTTGGGAACCCATCTTTTTTATTCACCGAAGCTTGATATGCATATCATTTTGAATATTGGTAGCAGTCATGATATGGAATCTAGTTTTGAGTTGTTATTTTATATAGTTCGCATTTTAGAAAATATATCAGAGCTTAAGACAAGTTTATAA